From the Lathyrus oleraceus cultivar Zhongwan6 chromosome 4, CAAS_Psat_ZW6_1.0, whole genome shotgun sequence genome, one window contains:
- the LOC127073386 gene encoding UDP-glucose flavonoid 3-O-glucosyltransferase 7 yields the protein MDNMEEGKEKALKIYFIPYLAPGHMIPLCDIATLFASRRQHVTIITTPSNAQILRKSIPLKQNLRLHTVPFPSQEVGLPDGVESLSSATNPVNLGKIYQATTLLRPPMQQFVEENPPDCIVADFLFPWVDELANKLQIPRLAFNGFSLFAICAIESVKANSLYESSSYVIAGLPHSISMNATPPKIMSEMLEALLETVFKSNGLIVNNFVELDGEEYIKHYEKTTCHKAWHIGPASLIRRTVQEKSERGEQSVVNMHECLSWLDSKQVNSVLYICFGSLCHFEDKQLYEISCAIEASGYEFVWVVPEKRGKEDESEEEKEKWLPKGFEERMIRKKKGLIIRGWAPQVMILNHAAVGAFLTHCGWNSTVEAVSAGVPMITWPVHGEQFYNEKLITQVQGIGVEVGAGEWSMMGFGEREKTVSRESIEKAVRRLMDGGDQAEKIRRSALEFGNKAKQAVQEGGSSHINLTVLIDELIRLRDRK from the coding sequence ATGGATAATATGgaagaaggaaaagaaaaagCACTCAAAATCTACTTCATACCTTACTTAGCACCTGGTCATATGATCCCTCTATGCGATATAGCAACTCTCTTTGCTTCACGCCGTCAACATGTCACCATCATAACCACACCCTCCAACGCTCAAATCCTTCGTAAATCTATCCCTTTAAAGCAAAACCTCCGTCTTCACACCGTTCCGTTTCCTTCCCAAGAGGTTGGCCTCCCCGACGGCGTTGAAAGCCTCTCCTCCGCCACTAACCCTGTTAACCTCGGTAAAATCTACCAAGCCACCACTCTTCTCCGACCACCCATGCAGCAGTTTGTGGAGGAGAACCCACCTGATTGTATCGTAGCGGATTTCTTGTTTCCGTGGGTTGATGAGCTtgcaaacaagcttcaaattccTAGACTCGCTTTCAACGGTTTCTCACTTTTTGCTATTTGTGCTATTGAATCTGTTAAAGCAAACTCCCTTTATGAATCTTCTTCTTATGTAATTGCTGGTCTTCCTCATTCTATCTCCATGAATGCAACACCGCCGAAGATAATGAGTGAAATGTTGGAAGCTCTTTTGGAAACGGTGTTCAAAAGTAATGGACTCATTGTTAACAATTTCGTTGAACTTGATGGTGAAGAGTATATCAAACACTACGAGAAAACCACATGTCACAAAGCTTGGCATATTGGTCCAGCTTCTCTTATTCGTAGAACCGTTcaagagaaatcagagagaggAGAACAGAGCGTGGTGAACATGCATGAGTGTTTGAGTTGGCTCGACTCAAAGCAAGTTAACTCGGTGTTGTATATATGCTTCGGAAGTTTGTGCCATTTCGAAGATAAACAGCTTTACGAAATTTCGTGTGCAATAGAAGCATCAGGTTACGAATTCGTATGGGTTGTTCCTGAGAAGAGAGGAAAGGAAGATGAAAGCGAAGAAGAGAAAGAGAAGTGGTTGCCGAAGGGATTTGAAGAGAGAATGATTAGGAAGAAGAAGGGTTTGATTATTAGAGGGTGGGCCCCACAGGTTATGATTCTGAACCACGCTGCTGTGGGTGCGTTTTTGACGCATTGTGGGTGGAATTCAACGGTGGAGGCTGTTAGCGCGGGGGTTCCGATGATAACATGGCCGGTGCATGGTGAGCAATTCTATAATGAGAAGCTGATAACGCAGGTGCAGGGGATTGGAGTGGAGGTGGGTGCAGGTGAATGGAGCATGATGGGGTTTGGGGAGAGAGAAAAGACTGTGAGTAGAGAGAGTATTGAGAAGGCTGTGAGGAGGTTGATGGACGGTGGTGATCAAGCTGAGAAAATCAGACGGAGTGCTCTGGAGTTTGGGAATAAGGCTAAACAGGCGGTTCAGGAAGGTGGTTCATCTCACATAAATTTAACTGTCTTGATCGATGAACTTATACGATTGAGAGACCGCAAGTAA